The following coding sequences lie in one Zingiber officinale cultivar Zhangliang chromosome 2B, Zo_v1.1, whole genome shotgun sequence genomic window:
- the LOC122048998 gene encoding hydroquinone glucosyltransferase-like, giving the protein MEAKSFGNGGAAAPHVALLPMPGTGHLIPFGELAKILVSRHGFSVTIITLAASASKAQDAVLSSLPPAIASLALPAVPLDDLPADAHLVTILAVAASRSAHFLRTELSRLQASSNLVAIVGDIFTTDAFAVARGLGVPPYLFFPSNLLCLSIFLHLPELDASVACEYRDLPEPLRLPGCVPVPGPELVEPIQDRSNEAYRWMLHHGRQYRDAEGIIVNTFEALEPDAAKVLRQNEPGRPPVYLVGPLTRTLPAVGEKDAECLRWLDRQPAGSVLFVSFGSAGTLSTAQMAELALGLEMSRERFLWVVRSPNDDGDVCEAYFTAQSKADPFRFLPAGFVERTSEVGMLVPSWAPQVAVLGHSATGGFLSHCGWNSTMESVMAGVAILAWPLFAEQRQNAVMLAEGARIALRPQAAEGGLVSREEVARVVKELMEGEEGKAARRRVLELKEAALRSLEDGGAAFHALDEAAGRWKTTN; this is encoded by the coding sequence ATGGAGGCGAAAAGCTTCGGCAACGGCGGCGCCGCCGCTCCTCACGTGGCGCTGCTTCCCATGCCGGGCACCGGACATCTTATTCCTTTTGGGGAGCTTGCTAAGATCCTCGTCTCCCGCCACGGCTTCTCCGTCACCATCATCACCTTAGCTGCCTCCGCCTCCAAGGCCCAGGACGCAGTCCTCTCCTCCCTCCCTCCGGCCATCGCCTCCCTCGCCCTCCCAGCCGTCCCGCTCGATGACCTCCCCGCCGACGCCCACCTTGTGACCATCTTGGCCGTCGCCGCCTCCCGCTCCGCCCACTTCCTCCGCACCGAGTTGTCCCGCCTCCAGGCCTCCTCTAACCTCGTCGCCATCGTCGGCGACATCTTCACTACCGACGCCTTTGCTGTCGCCCGCGGCCTCGGCGTCCCGCCGTACTTGTTCTTCCCCTCCAATCTCCTCTGTCTCTCGATCTTCCTCCATCTCCCCGAGCTCGACGCCTCCGTCGCCTGCGAGTACCGGGATCTCCCGGAGCCGCTCCGCCTCCCTGGTTGCGTACCAGTCCCTGGACCGGAACTGGTCGAACCGATTCAGGATCGGTCCAACGAGGCCTACCGGTGGATGCTCCACCACGGGCGCCAATACCGGGACGCCGAGGGAATCATCGTGAACACGTTCGAGGCGTTGGAGCCGGACGCCGCCAAGGTCCTGAGGCAGAACGAGCCGGGCCGGCCGCCAGTCTATCTTGTCGGGCCGCTGACGCGGACCCTGCCGGCGGTGGGCGAAAAGGACGCCGAGTGCTTGCGGTGGTTGGACCGGCAGCCGGCCGGGTCAGTGCTGTTCGTGTCCTTTGGCAGCGCCGGGACCCTGTCGACGGCGCAGATGGCGGAGCTAGCTCTGGGTCTTGAGATGAGCAGGGAGCGGTTCCTGTGGGTGGTCCGGAGCCCCAACGACGACGGCGACGTGTGCGAGGCCTACTTCACGGCCCAGAGCAAGGCGGATCCCTTCCGCTTCCTGCCCGCCGGGTTCGTGGAGCGGACCAGCGAGGTGGGCATGCTGGTCCCGTCGTGGGCCCCTCAGGTAGCGGTGCTGGGCCACTCCGCCACCGGCGGCTTCCTGAGCCACTGCGGTTGGAACTCGACGATGGAGAGCGTCATGGCTGGAGTAGCCATACTGGCGTGGCCGCTCTTCGCGGAGCAGAGGCAAAACGCGGTGATGCTGGCGGAAGGGGCGAGGATCGCGCTGCGGCCGCAGGCGGCGGAAGGCGGACTGGTGTCGCGCGAAGAAGTGGCACGGGTTGTGAAAGAACTGATGGAGGGGGAGGAAGGGAAGGCTGCGCGGCGGCGGGTGTTGGAGCTGAAGGAGGCGGCGTTGAGGAGTCTTGAGGATGGCGGCGCAGCCTTCCATGCGCTGGATGAGGCGGCGGGAAGGTGGAAGACCAccaattaa